The DNA window CGGTTTTCAGGGTGTACGGCTTGTCGTAGTTCGGCTCTTTCTGCGTCGGCAGTTTGGTATAAACGCGGACCACGTCCATCGCCTGGTAGACGGCGTCGCGCAGCGGCTCCAGGCCCGTTTTCTGGTCGGCCGAAATTTCGAACGTTTCCAGGTCCAGCGGGCAGAACTCGTGGAGCAGTTCCAGCCGGTCGGCCGCTTCGGGCAGGTCCATTTTGTTCAGCACCAAAAAGGTGCGGGTAAAAGAGACGCCGATATCTTCCTCGTGCAGGTACGACTCCCGGCCGAGCCGCGTTTTGGAGTCGGCGAACCGCTGCAGCACTTCCTGGAGTTGTTCAATGCCGTCGTCGCTGCCCAGATCGACCAGTAACAGCACCAGATCGGCGCCGCGGACCAGTCCCTGCGTGATCGGATCAAAGACGTCGACCGTAATTGGCGGCGTGTCGACCAGCTGCACGCTGACATCTTCCCAGGGCATCATCCCCGGGGACGGTTCGTGCGTGCTGAACGGGTACACGGCGACCACCGGCGTGGCCCGCGTCAGGCTGGCCAGCAACTGGCTTTTGCCGGCGTTGGGTCCGCCGACGATCACGGCGCGGCCGGCTCCCTGGTGGGGCAGGCGGAAACCGCGAAGTTTGCC is part of the Lignipirellula cremea genome and encodes:
- a CDS encoding GTPase, with amino-acid sequence MPANLTQQYLKAEQAYRQAATPEEEQRCLEWMLREIPKHKGTDRLQADLKTKISRARQDVEAAKKAPGKLRGFRLPHQGAGRAVIVGGPNAGKSQLLASLTRATPVVAVYPFSTHEPSPGMMPWEDVSVQLVDTPPITVDVFDPITQGLVRGADLVLLLVDLGSDDGIEQLQEVLQRFADSKTRLGRESYLHEEDIGVSFTRTFLVLNKMDLPEAADRLELLHEFCPLDLETFEISADQKTGLEPLRDAVYQAMDVVRVYTKLPTQKEPNYDKPYTLKTGSLLLDMAELVHRDFAEKLKFAKVWGSQVHGGSIVKGDYILSDKDVVELHI